A genomic region of Sander vitreus isolate 19-12246 chromosome 11, sanVit1, whole genome shotgun sequence contains the following coding sequences:
- the LOC144525903 gene encoding ADP-ribosylation factor-like protein 6 has product MGLLDKLSGWLGLRKKEVNVLCLGLDNSGKTTIINQLKPSNKQAPDIVPTIGFNIEKFKSSSLSFTVFDMSGQSRYRNLWEHYYKESHAIIFVIDSGDKLRMVVAKEELDTLLNHEDIRSKKIPVLFFANKTDLRDAMSSVKVSQMLSLENIKDKPWNICASNAIKGEGLQEGLDWLQDHMKTMST; this is encoded by the exons ATGGGGCTGCTGGATAAACTGTCGGGCTGGCTCGGCCTGAGGAAAAAAGAGGTCAACGTTTTGTGTTTGGGACTGGACAACAGTGGCAAAACTACCATCATCAACCAACTCAAACCGTCTAAT aaaCAGGCACCAGATATAGTCCCAACAATTGGCTTCAACATTGAGAAGTTCAAGAGTTCAAG CCTGTCTTTTACGGTCTTTGATATGTCTGGGCAGAGCAGATATAGAAACCTATGGGAGCATTACTACAA AGAGAGCCATGCCATCATATTTGTCATTGACAGCGGTGACAAACTGAGAATGGTTGTTGCCAAAGAGGAGCTAGATACTCTTCTCAATCATGAAG ATATCCGCAGCAAAAAGATACCAGTATTGTTCTTCGCTAACAAGACGGATCTGCGTGATGCCATGTCTTCTGTCAAAGTCTCACAGATGTTGTCTTTGGAGAACATCAAAGACAAACCCTGGAACATCTG tgcaAGCAATGCTATCAAAGGAGAGGGTCTCCAGGAAGGGTTGGACTGGCTACAAG ATCATATGAAAACAATGAGCACATGA